A genomic segment from Mercenaria mercenaria strain notata unplaced genomic scaffold, MADL_Memer_1 contig_883, whole genome shotgun sequence encodes:
- the LOC128554935 gene encoding uncharacterized protein LOC128554935 encodes MLLERLQHLLSGFLIFRRRKNTDESRMSEKATIVQAERATVQLFSSHSGNTIKDIEVQFIELLTKKLKNGSFVKCNELKDIEWEKMLIVLCIISSRVVTDAAYAIKDIKNPANTVLMLIHNKESHALPKLTSSSVLTDHAFQKLGGVFDLAFVNRRGIYQCEMNDISLDKVCTFIKAKQGRQKLTE; translated from the exons ATGTTACTTGAGCGCTTACAGCACTTACTTTCAGGATTTCTG ATATTTCGGCGAAGGAAAAATACAGATGAATCGAGGATGTCGGAAAAAGCTACTATTGTTCAAGCAGAAAGAG caACTGTGCAGCTTTTCAGTTCACATAGTGGAAATACGATAAAGGATATAGAAGTGCAGTTTATAGAATTGCTAACGAAGAAGCTGAAAAATGGCAGTTTTGTTAAGTGCAACGAACTCAAAGACATAGAATGGGAAAAGATGTTAATTGTACTGTGTATCATTTCATCTAGAGTAGTAACAGACGCCGCTTACGCTATAAAAGACATTAAAA ATCCAGCAAACACTGTTCTTATGCTTATCCATAACAAAGAAAGTCATGCCTTACCAAAACTTACCAGTTCATCTGTCCTTACTGACCACGCATTCCAGAAACTAGGAGGCGTATTTGATTTGGCGTTTGTTAATAGAAGAGGAATCTATCAATGTGAAATGAACGACATTTCTTTAGATAAAGTCTGCACCTTCATAAAAGCAAAACAGGGTAGACAGAAACTGACGGAGTGA